The following nucleotide sequence is from Williamwhitmania sp..
GCCGGGGGCCCTAGAGTTCCTTTTGGGAGGGAACCATCTTGGGATTATCTAACTTCAACCTTAATTTTTCCGCTTAACAATTCTTTAAACTTTTCGGCATCGGCCTTGGTGCCCTCGTAAAGGCCGTAATGAATGGGTATGGCAATGGATGCTTTTACATCAAGTGCCGCTTCGGTAGCCTCTTCCACCGAATTCATGGTGTAGGTTTGTCCAAGGGGAAGCATAACAATGTCAACCTTGAGGTTCTTCATCTCAGGAATACGTTCGGTATCCCCAGTATGGTAAACCTTAACGCCATCGAGGGTAAGGATGTAGCCCACCCAATTGTTGCTCTTTGGATGAAATTTGGTTTTTACCACATTGTAGGCAGGAACTGCTTCTATGTTGATGCCGTCAATGGTGGTGGTGAAGCCAGGGGCAGAAGCAATCTTCTCCTTGGCAATTAAGTCAGTGGCATCATCAAGGCAAGCCTGAGGTGCAACGAGGATGGTTTTGTTAGTAATTATTTTATTGATGTCTTCCTTCGACCAGTGATCCTTGTGAGGATGGGTAATCAAAATAATGTCCGCCTTTACGCTATCCTTAAGCTGGTATGGGTCAATGTAGATAGTGAGCCCGTGGTAATGAATTCTTACCGCGGCTTGCCCCAACCATTCAATCTCATTTGCTACCTTCTGCACTTTGGGATCAACGGGTTTCATTGCAATGCTACTGATTAAAAATAATATGGGAAATAAAATTTGCACACCATCCAATTTCTAATGCAAGCTACTACAAAAAATAGCGCGCTGCAAGAACTGAAAGCTAAATAGCTATAAATTCAGTTAGGAGCCTCTTATACCCTCCAGTTGTTTGGTATGTCAATGGTTTAGTTTGCATTGTAATACCCTTACCAACGTTCACAAAACGGATAGGCATATCATTAAAAAGCTTAATTTTGTTGTGGCTGCAAATGCTCATTCAAGTAGGCAAAGAAAGGTAGCAAATTATTGATCTATGGCGGCAACCTACATTTTTCCTGACATCCACGGGTGCGCTAAAACTTTCCGATATCTGCTAGAGGATGTAGTCTCACCTACACAGAAGGATAAACTCATCTTTTTGGGAGACTATATCGATCGCGGGCCAAATTCAGCCGGAGTGATTAATATGATTATCTCACTGATTTATTCTGGTTACCAGGTTACTGCGCTTAGGGGTAACCATGAGCAAATGCTTCTCGATTCCATAGCTGATGCCTACGCCTTTACAATCTGGAAACTAAACTCCGCGCGTAAAACATTAATGAGTTATGGCTGGAATATTGAAGATGTAGCGCATGAAAAGCTGATTAGCTTAATACCGAAGGATCATCTTCACTTATTACAGGAAATGCCAATTCTACACCAGTTAGGCAGTTCACTTTGGAGTGTCCATGCTGGTATCCAGTTTCCAATTCGTGCGGAATTTTTACAGCAATACCTATGGCTGCGTCCCTGGGAGTGTGTTGATTCTATTACGGAAGGGGTTACCGTAATCCATGGACACACCCCAATTCCACTGGTGGAGGTGGAGAAGCAGATTGCTCTATGGGGGCGGCTAGTAAATCTTGATGCTGGTTGCGTTTATGCCGGAATGCGTGAAGATCTTGGTAATCTAGTCTGTCTTCGGCTTGAAGACAGACACCTCTTCTATACCCCAAACATAGATTTGTAAAAACAACAAAGCCTCCAGTTTATTGAAGGCTTTGTTGATGAGATTCTTAACTTCGCCTTCCGCCCATATACACCAGCACAAGGTAAATTAAGGTGGCAAGCGACGAAATGGCGGCAATAAAGTAGGTATAGGCAGCCCATTTTAGTGCATCGAAGGCTTTTTCCTGAGTTGCAACAGTTGTTATTCCTGATGTCTTTAACCAAACTAACGCTCTTCTACTTGCATCCACTTCGACAGGTAGGGTAATTATGCTAAATAGCGTGGTGGTGGCAAAGAGTAGAATACCAAAGAATAAAAGCTGTGGAAAGATGTTGACCATTAAAATTCCAGCCAGCAATACCCATTGCATCCATTGAGAGGCAAAATTAACAACCGGTACAAGCTGCGAGCGAAAATTGAGCATTGCATACCCTCTGGCATGCTGAACTGCATGTCCACATTCATGGGCAGCAATGGCTGCCGCTGCAATACTAGTGCCAAAATAGACGTCATGGCTAAGGTTAACGGTTTTGTTAACAGGATTGTAGTGGTCGGTGAGCATGCCCGATACGGATCCGATTTTGACACCCTGAATACCACTATCACGTAGCATTTTCTCAGCAACCGCTTTGCCACTTAATCCGTTTGCTGTTGGTATTTGTGAATACCTTTTAAACCGGTTCTGTAGCGATTTGCTAACGAGCCAACTTGCAAGGGCAAATAGCCCAAATATGAGGTATAATCCAATCATTTTATGAGATTTTATTCCAAGAATTGTCAATTCTTATGCCGAAATTAAAACCTGCATATTTGTCATTCTTTTACTAAAACTAGTAGTTGGTCAACTATTTAAATATTTTCTTTCTGCAATTTTGGATTTAATTCTGAACCGAATATCTTTGGCATCTCTCAATTATACCCTCCAATAATGAAGAAAAAGTATGTTTCGGTAATTGCTATATTGGTTGTACTGACCATTGTTGTTGTATTAGTAATTAGGTATATTGGTAATGCCAACAGCAGTGAGCCTATTTCAGTGACTACCGATTCTGTAGTTTTCAAAAAAGGTTGCTACGCAGCCGATTCCTCCTGCCTCTATATCAGTTTCCATTTCCCAGTGGTTGACAAGGATAAGGATGGTCGGCTTTCGATGTTGTTGAACTCTGACTTTTTGCAGATGGTGGGCGACAGCCTAAAAGGGACTATGAGTGGCACAATCAAGGAGCACCTGAGCAGCATTGCGATGCAGTACGACAGCTCATTTGTGGACTATACCGGAGCATTCCCTTCGGGGGCGGTGAATACTTGGTATTTAAAGGTACGCTACAACGTTCTTATTAACGATGGAAAAATCCTTTGCATTCAATATCTCTCCGACGATTATATGGGTGGTGCACATGGCACCTATCGATACCACTACTTGAATTTGGCATTACAACAGCCACGTCCTTTGTCCATTTCTGATGTAGTTAGCGATCTAGATGTATTCGCCGAAAGGGCAGAGGAGGCCTTTAGACATCATTTTAAAATTCCAGAAGGAAAGAGTTTGGATAATTTTTGGTTTCCACAGGGTAAGTTCATTCTTCCTTCGGAGTATGGCTTTTCTAACGAGGGCGTTATCCTGCACTACAATGTCTATGAGATTGCGCCCTATTCGGATGGTGACATTAAAGTGGTGGTTCCCTACTCGAGCATTAAGGATATTCTAAATAGCGATTGGAGCTATCTCGCCGAGACTAAATCTTAATTCCAAGGATTAATACATCATCAACCTGAATGCCGTTGCCTTTCCATGCATCAAAGGAACATTCTAGAATATTCTTTTGCTGTTCTAATGGTTTGTCGCTCATTTGCAGCAGTAGATTTTTGAGACCTTTAACTCTGAACTTCTTACCATCGGGTCCGCCAAACTGGTCAGCGTAACCATCGGTACCAAGGTATAGACAGTCGTCCGGCATAATGCTCAGCTCCTTGGTGGTGAAAGAATTCATGTTGTAGTAACTGCCAACGGGCATTTTGTCGCCAGTAACATCAATCAATTCCGACTTTCTGGCGATAAATAAATTAGCATTTGCGCCGCTAAAGAGTGCTTTGTTCCTTTTTTTGTTGATAAATAAAATTGCAGCGTCCATCCCTTCATTGTTTATCGGATCGTTGGAGTTCTGATGCAAGGATGAAATAAATTTTGCTCTGAGCGAATTTAAAATCTCGTGTGGTTCTGGAATTCTTTGCTGGCTCACAATCTCATTGAGGAAGGCAACTCCAAGAAGGCTCATGAATGCTCCTGGAACTCCATGACCGGTACAGTCTGCCACAACAAAAATAGAAAAGTGTTCAGTGTCTCTTACCCAATAAAAATCGCCGCTAACAATTTCTCTTGGCCTAAAAAGCGCAAAGTAAGGAGGGAGGTGCGCCTGGTTTAAGTCTTTCGATTCAAGAACTGCGTGCTGAATTCTTGAGGCGTAGCGGATGCTATTGGTGATCTCCTCCTTTTGCATGGATATTTGATTCTTTTGTTCCTTTGCAATGTCGCGCTGTTTTTTGAGCTGTTCCGATTTCTCCTCAATTTCTAGAAGTATTCGCTCGAGCCGTAGGTTTTTCTCCTCAATCTCTTGCTGTTTTATCTTTAACGAGTTGTGTTCCGATTTCTTGCTTCGGTAACGTTTTAGCAAAATAATTAGCAGAACGCCAAGTAGCACTACCGATAATCCCAGCATCAGCCCAAAATATGTTTGCATTCGTAACCGGGTGCTTTGTATCTCCTGCAGGTGGCTGAGGGTTTGAATTTCCTTCTCCTTCTTTTCCGATTCATACTTGGCTTCAACATCCTCAATTATGCGCTGCTTTTCTTCGGAAAAAACTGAATCCTGAAGTGTAGTATAGGCAATATAGGCTTTCAATGCATTTTCATACTCTCTCTTCTGGCGAAGAATTAGGAATTCAATCTCAAGATTCTCTATCTTTAGGTCAGGCGACCCCACCTCCTTTATCTTTTTCTGATTTTCGTTGGAAATGGTACGTGCCATATTAGTATTTCCCATTTCTAAATAGATTCTTGAGATATTGTTGTTGGTGTTAGCTTCGCCCCATTTGTCGTGCTGCTGACGATACTGCACTAACGCCATGTTGAAGTAATCGAGGGCCTTTGGATAAAGTTTAAGCTCTGAGCATACAAGGCCAATATTGTTTATTGTATTGGCAAAGTTCCCCTTTGGATCTAGATTTTTCTTTAGCTCTAGCGCTTTCTCGAGAAATTCCAAGGCCTTAATGTTTTGGCCCATTTTGAAGTATGAGATGCCAATATTATTCATGGTTTTAGCTAGACCAAAAGTATTATTCTGCTGCTCATAGATTGTTCTCGCTTTTGAAAGGTAATTAATTGCTTGGGGATAGTCT
It contains:
- a CDS encoding zinc metallopeptidase is translated as MIGLYLIFGLFALASWLVSKSLQNRFKRYSQIPTANGLSGKAVAEKMLRDSGIQGVKIGSVSGMLTDHYNPVNKTVNLSHDVYFGTSIAAAAIAAHECGHAVQHARGYAMLNFRSQLVPVVNFASQWMQWVLLAGILMVNIFPQLLFFGILLFATTTLFSIITLPVEVDASRRALVWLKTSGITTVATQEKAFDALKWAAYTYFIAAISSLATLIYLVLVYMGGRRS
- a CDS encoding tetratricopeptide repeat protein, coding for MQTKTKLLIIIVVISLATIAFLCSRINSSQTNQAGGDSIVKQVNTILSNADSIAEVTPDKSLELLKSIPREAFQTMNKDYLNARIGLITGLANISTGNLDSGYRQIEKCLIYFEDNGDSLNMADSYAKMGLALREMNKYDQGLQFLLRALSIYEPRNKISEIAYLYNAIGLVYLHTKDYPQAINYLSKARTIYEQQNNTFGLAKTMNNIGISYFKMGQNIKALEFLEKALELKKNLDPKGNFANTINNIGLVCSELKLYPKALDYFNMALVQYRQQHDKWGEANTNNNISRIYLEMGNTNMARTISNENQKKIKEVGSPDLKIENLEIEFLILRQKREYENALKAYIAYTTLQDSVFSEEKQRIIEDVEAKYESEKKEKEIQTLSHLQEIQSTRLRMQTYFGLMLGLSVVLLGVLLIILLKRYRSKKSEHNSLKIKQQEIEEKNLRLERILLEIEEKSEQLKKQRDIAKEQKNQISMQKEEITNSIRYASRIQHAVLESKDLNQAHLPPYFALFRPREIVSGDFYWVRDTEHFSIFVVADCTGHGVPGAFMSLLGVAFLNEIVSQQRIPEPHEILNSLRAKFISSLHQNSNDPINNEGMDAAILFINKKRNKALFSGANANLFIARKSELIDVTGDKMPVGSYYNMNSFTTKELSIMPDDCLYLGTDGYADQFGGPDGKKFRVKGLKNLLLQMSDKPLEQQKNILECSFDAWKGNGIQVDDVLILGIKI
- a CDS encoding DUF3298 domain-containing protein — encoded protein: MKKKYVSVIAILVVLTIVVVLVIRYIGNANSSEPISVTTDSVVFKKGCYAADSSCLYISFHFPVVDKDKDGRLSMLLNSDFLQMVGDSLKGTMSGTIKEHLSSIAMQYDSSFVDYTGAFPSGAVNTWYLKVRYNVLINDGKILCIQYLSDDYMGGAHGTYRYHYLNLALQQPRPLSISDVVSDLDVFAERAEEAFRHHFKIPEGKSLDNFWFPQGKFILPSEYGFSNEGVILHYNVYEIAPYSDGDIKVVVPYSSIKDILNSDWSYLAETKS
- a CDS encoding MBL fold metallo-hydrolase; the encoded protein is MKPVDPKVQKVANEIEWLGQAAVRIHYHGLTIYIDPYQLKDSVKADIILITHPHKDHWSKEDINKIITNKTILVAPQACLDDATDLIAKEKIASAPGFTTTIDGINIEAVPAYNVVKTKFHPKSNNWVGYILTLDGVKVYHTGDTERIPEMKNLKVDIVMLPLGQTYTMNSVEEATEAALDVKASIAIPIHYGLYEGTKADAEKFKELLSGKIKVEVR
- a CDS encoding metallophosphoesterase family protein, with the translated sequence MAATYIFPDIHGCAKTFRYLLEDVVSPTQKDKLIFLGDYIDRGPNSAGVINMIISLIYSGYQVTALRGNHEQMLLDSIADAYAFTIWKLNSARKTLMSYGWNIEDVAHEKLISLIPKDHLHLLQEMPILHQLGSSLWSVHAGIQFPIRAEFLQQYLWLRPWECVDSITEGVTVIHGHTPIPLVEVEKQIALWGRLVNLDAGCVYAGMREDLGNLVCLRLEDRHLFYTPNIDL